One genomic segment of Aphelocoma coerulescens isolate FSJ_1873_10779 unplaced genomic scaffold, UR_Acoe_1.0 HiC_scaffold_75, whole genome shotgun sequence includes these proteins:
- the LOC138102444 gene encoding zinc finger protein 239-like, with translation MEEEEKPQRCHTRRGSKRRPHRSKEERAPLCREGGRRSRGRSELGEKPQGGEKPHKCPECGKGFSYKSHLRVHQTIHTGEGPYPCLECGKSFGWSSTLRAHQRIHSGERPYECSECGKRFPTSSDLLKHQRIHTDERPFHCPDCRKGFKRNSTLIRHRRIHPGERPYECPQCGQSFSQLKLDQTPTEAPLREALRVPRVREELRALLQLHPPWEDRRWMIPSDPRGAEPW, from the coding sequence atggaggaggaggaaaaacctCAGAGATGCCACACGAGGAGGGGCTCCAAACGCCGCCCCCAtagatccaaggaggaaagagcccccctgtgccgggaaggcggccggagatccCGGGGGAGgtcggagctgggggagaagcctcagggcggggagaagccccacaagtgcccagaatgtgggaagggcttcagctaCAAATCCCATCTGAGGGTACACCAGacgatccacactggggaggggCCCTATCCGTGcttggagtgtgggaagagcttcgggtggagctccaccctgagggcacaccagcgcatccacagcggggagaggccctacgagtgttctgagtgtgggaagaggtttccgACCAGCTCTGATCTCCTCAAACATCAgcgcattcacacggatgagaggcccttccactgccccgactgcaggaagggcttcaaacgCAACTCCACCCTCATCAGACACCGGCGCATCCAccctggggagaggccctacgagtgtccccagtgtgggcagAGCTTCTCACAGCTCAAACTTGACCAAACACCAAcagaggcaccgctaagggaagccctgcgagtgccccgagtgcgggaagagcttcgtgcgctgctccagctccatcccccgtgggaggatcggcgttggatgatccccagtgacccccgtggggcagagccctggtga